In Solimonas sp. K1W22B-7, the DNA window CTGGACAGGTGCTGAGAGGCTCACACGGCTGTTCTCTTCGCCATTGAGGTAGATCACCGCAGTGCTGCCGTCATAGACCAGGGCGATGTGGGTCCACTGCTGGTCGGAGAGCAGCGAGGCGCTGCGGATGAGGGAGAAGGGCGCGCCGTTGTTGGGGGGATAGAGCAGCAGCTCCAGGCGATTCTCGCGCAGACGCAACTTGAAGCTCTGTACGCCGAAATCGTTGCCGCCGAGGATCGGGTAGATCGTTTCGGTGGAAGCGGAGACTGGCCGTACCCACATCGCCATGGTGATCTGGTTGTTCGGAAAATCGATGTAGAGGCTGCCATTCCCGTTGACATCGCCATGACAGCAGATATCGAACAGCACGTGGGCCGACGGCTGGGCGGTGAAGTCCACGCCCCGGCCAAAGCGGCCTTCGGTTCGCTGGACGCCGACCAGCGTTCCATGGAAGGCGTTGAAGCGGCTATTGGTGGCCGTGCTGCCGCTCTCTTCATCGAACTTATAGAAGGCGGTTGACCCGAATTCGCCGTCGTTGTCGCCACCGCCACCTCCGCTGCCGCAGGCGGTGATGCCACAGGCCAGAAGGCCCAGCAGTGCGAATCGGAAGGGCCTGAAGGCGCTGGCGGCGAAAGATGAGTTCATGGAGTGCGTGGTCTCTGGAGTTTCGTGGAACACCAGCAGTCTAACGGGGAGCGAACGGAGCGCGTCACCTGTTCGCGTCACCTGTCAAAGGGGCAAGCCACCCGGTATCGACTCCGCCGCCCGCGCTTCCACCTCGTAGCGGTTGTCCCAGTAGGCGCGTCCGCCGGCGCGCCAGGCGCGCCATGAGGCCCAGAGATAGAGGAAGGGAAACAGCAGGCCCCAGCGCTCGTACTGCCGCACATGGGCCAGTTCGTGGGCCAGGGTGCGTTCCAGCGTGGCGGCGTCGCGCGCCAGCACCAGGTGGCCGATCGTGATCGCTCCGATCCAGCTGCGCGCCAGCAGCCAGCCGGTCAGGCCGCCGCAGGCGAACAGGGCGCCGGTGTCGCCCAGCCGGCGCCATTGCAAGCTGCCGCCCGCCAGCGCCGGCAGGGCCAGCAGCAGGCCGGCCAGGGACCAGGGCAGGGGCCAGGCCAGCCGCAACAGGCGGCCGATGGGGCTCATGCCGCCGCGCGGCGCAGCAGCACGTAGACCGCGCCGGTGCCGCCGTCCACCTGGCGCGCCGAGCAGAACGCCAGCACGTCGCGGCGCTTGCGCAGCCAGCCGTCGAGCAGGGACTTGATCACCGGCCCGGAATTGGGCGAGCCGTTGCCCTTGCCATGGATGATGCGCACGCAGCGCAGGTCCTGGTCCTGGCAATACGCCAGGAACTCGGTGACGGCCGCGCGCGCCCGGTCGCGGTTGAGGCCGTGCAGGTCCAGTTCCTTCTCCAGCCGGTACTGGCCGCGGCGCAGCTTGCGGTAGACGCTGTCCTGGATGCCGTCGGCCCGGTAGGAGAGGGTGTCGCCGCTCTCGAACAGCTCGGAGGGCTCCTCCAGCAGTTCCCGCATGACCTCACGGTCGTCGGCCTCGCGCTGGCGCGGCCGGGTGGACAGGCGCTGGCCGCCCAGCGTGACGTGCTCGCTGGGGGCCTTGGGACGCACGTCCCGTACCGCCTCGCGGAACAGCGCGCTGTCGTCTTCGTCGGGGGCTGGCTTCGCCATGAAAAATCCTTGTCGCGGGAACATCATAGCGCCCCAAACCGGTAAACTAGCGCCAGCTCATTCCGTAAGCATGAAAATCCTGCTCTCCAACGACGACGGCTGCATGGCGCCAGGCCTTCGCTGCCTGCACGAACACCTGCGCAAGCATCACGAGGTCACCGTGGTGGCGCCCGACCGCAACCGCAGCGGCGCCAGCAACTCGCTGACCCTGCTCAACCCGATCCGTGCGCAATGCCACCCGGACGGCGTCTACTGCGTCGACGGCACGCCCACCGACAGCGTCCACCTGGCGCTGACCGGCCTGCTGGAGACCAAGCCCGACATGGTGGTTTCCGGCATCAACGCCGGCGCCAACCTGGGCGACGACACGCTGTATTCCGGTACCGTCGCCGCCGCCATGGAAGGCCGCCACCTGGGCTATTCGGCGATCGCCGTGTCCTGCGTGTCGCATAGCCCGAAGCACTACGAGACCGCGGCGCGGGTGACCCTGCGCCTGGTCGAGCGGCTGGCGGAAGACCCGCTGCCTGGCGACACCATCCTCAACGTCAACGTGCCGGACATCCCCTGGGAGCAGCTGCAGGGCTTCGAGGTGACGCGCCTGGGCAACCGCCATCGCGCCGAGGCCGTGACCAGGGCCGCCGACCCGCGCGGCCGGACGATCTACTGGATCGGCGCCGCCGGTGGCGAGGCCGACTGCGGCCCCGGCACCGACTTCTACGCCGTGGCGCGGAACCGCGCCTCGATCACGCCGATCCTGGTGGACCTGACGCGACACAACCTGCTGGACCGGCTCGGACAATGGGCAAGCCGCCTTTGAGATACGACCTGCGCAACAGGACGCCGGCGCAGGCCCGCGCCGCTGCAACCGCGACCGCGCCAGCGGTGCCGGCGCCACGCTCGCGCCTGCTCGACGAACTGCGCCGCCTCGGCATCACCGACGAGAAGGTGCTGGCGGCGATGGCCAAGGTGCCGCGCCATGAGTTCGTGGCCGAGGCGCTGAAGACCCGCGCCTACGACAACGACGCGCTGCCGATCGGCCATGCCCAGACCATCTCGCAGCCCTACATCGTGGCGCTGATGACGCAGCTGCTGCTGCAGGGCAAGCGGCTGAAGCGCGTGCTGGAGATCGGTACCGGCAGCGGCTTCCAGACCGCCGTGCTGGCCGACCTGGTCGACCTGGTGTTCACGGTGGAGCGCATCAAGCCGCTGTCCGAAGTGGCGCGCAAGCGCCTCACCGAGCTGGGCTGCCGCAACGTGCACTTCGGCTATGCCGACGGCATGCAGGGCTGGCTGCCGCATTCACCCTACGACGGCATCCTGGTCACCGCCGGCGCCGAGAGCGTGCCGCCGGCACTGCTGGCCCAGCTCGACAAGGGTGGCCGCCTGGTGATCCCGGTGGGGCCGCAGGGCCGGCAGGTGCTGCGCGTGATCGACCGCCGCATCACCGGCTCCTTCAAGGAGCAGGACGTGACGCCGGTGAGCTTCGTGCCGCTGCTGGCGGGCAAGGCCTGATGGAGGCCTTCGGCCTGTGGCTCAGCGGCATCCTGGCCCACATGGGCTATGCCGAGATCGTGTTCCTGATGGCGCTGGAGTCGAGCCTGTTCCCGGTGCCCTCGGAGCTGGTGATGATCCCGGCCGGGTATCTCGCCGCCAAGGGTCAGCTCAACCCCTTCCTGGCGGTGGCCGCCGGTGGCCTGGGCTCGATCATCGGCGCCAGCGCCAACTATGCGCTGGGGCGCTATGCCGGCCGTGCCTTCCTGCTGCGTTATGGCCGCTACTTCCTGATCAACGAGCGCAAGTATCATGAGGCCGAAGCGCTGTTCCTGAAGAACGCCAACCTGGCCACGTTCGTTGGACGCCTGCTGCCCGTGATCCGTCACCTGATATCGCTGCCCGCCGGCGTATTCGGCATGCGCCTGCTGCCGTTCGTGCTCATTACCGGCCTGGGTGCCACGCTGTGGTGCGCGGTGCTGGTGGCGGCCGGCTACTTCTTCGGCGAGCCGGCGATCCAGGCGATCACCGAGTACACGCACGAGGTCGGTCTGGTGGCGGTGCTGCTGACGGCGGCTTTCGGCCTGTGGTTCCTGCTGCGCCGCCGGCCGGGTGGGGCGGCATGAAGACCCTGCCGCGTTCCCTGGCCCTGGCGCTCTGCGCCACCCTGCTCGCCGGCTGTGCCGGACTGGGTTCCTGGGAACAGGGCGAGCGCAAGGTCTACAACGGCAAGACCAAGGCGGTCGCCGAGGCGCCGGCCCGGCCGGAGCGCCCGGTGGGCGCCGACGACCACCTGGTGCAGCGCGGCGACACGGTCTACGCCATCGCCTTCCGCAACAATCTGGATTTCCGCGAGCTGGCGCGCTGGAACGGCATCGGCTCCGACTACCTGATCCGCCCGGGCCAGGTGCTGCGCCTGAAGGCTCCCCCGGCACCGCCGCCGGCGCGCTACAGCGAGGGTGACGTCGAGACCACGGCGGCGCCCGAGGCCGACGTCGCGCCGATCAAGTCCGAGCCGATCACCGCCGCCACCCCGCCGCCGCCGCTGGAGCCACCCGGCGCCGTGGTGGTGGATACCGTCGGCTTCCAGTGGACCTGGCCGACCAACGGCACGGTTTCGCGCGGCTACGAGCCGGCGCAGGGCAACAAGGGCCTGGATTTCACCGGCAAGGTCGGCCAGCCGGTGTTCGCCGCCGCCCCGGGGCGGGTGGTCTACAGCGGCAACGCCCTGAAGGGCTACGGCGAGCTGATCATCATCAAGCACGACGAGGTCCACCTGTCGGCCTACGGCTACAACC includes these proteins:
- a CDS encoding peptidoglycan DD-metalloendopeptidase family protein produces the protein MKTLPRSLALALCATLLAGCAGLGSWEQGERKVYNGKTKAVAEAPARPERPVGADDHLVQRGDTVYAIAFRNNLDFRELARWNGIGSDYLIRPGQVLRLKAPPAPPPARYSEGDVETTAAPEADVAPIKSEPITAATPPPPLEPPGAVVVDTVGFQWTWPTNGTVSRGYEPAQGNKGLDFTGKVGQPVFAAAPGRVVYSGNALKGYGELIIIKHDEVHLSAYGYNRQRHVKEGDVVTTGQPIGEMGSGPENKPLLHFEIRERGKPVNPVGFLPAKGKPAAKSG
- a CDS encoding LamG domain-containing protein; the encoded protein is MNSSFAASAFRPFRFALLGLLACGITACGSGGGGGDNDGEFGSTAFYKFDEESGSTATNSRFNAFHGTLVGVQRTEGRFGRGVDFTAQPSAHVLFDICCHGDVNGNGSLYIDFPNNQITMAMWVRPVSASTETIYPILGGNDFGVQSFKLRLRENRLELLLYPPNNGAPFSLIRSASLLSDQQWTHIALVYDGSTAVIYLNGEENSRVSLSAPVQTVHNDLFLGGIPETTPSFPGRIDELLLSTTAFTQAQVRSLLTGG
- a CDS encoding protein-L-isoaspartate(D-aspartate) O-methyltransferase; the encoded protein is MGKPPLRYDLRNRTPAQARAAATATAPAVPAPRSRLLDELRRLGITDEKVLAAMAKVPRHEFVAEALKTRAYDNDALPIGHAQTISQPYIVALMTQLLLQGKRLKRVLEIGTGSGFQTAVLADLVDLVFTVERIKPLSEVARKRLTELGCRNVHFGYADGMQGWLPHSPYDGILVTAGAESVPPALLAQLDKGGRLVIPVGPQGRQVLRVIDRRITGSFKEQDVTPVSFVPLLAGKA
- a CDS encoding DedA family protein: MEAFGLWLSGILAHMGYAEIVFLMALESSLFPVPSELVMIPAGYLAAKGQLNPFLAVAAGGLGSIIGASANYALGRYAGRAFLLRYGRYFLINERKYHEAEALFLKNANLATFVGRLLPVIRHLISLPAGVFGMRLLPFVLITGLGATLWCAVLVAAGYFFGEPAIQAITEYTHEVGLVAVLLTAAFGLWFLLRRRPGGAA
- the surE gene encoding 5'/3'-nucleotidase SurE, which produces MKILLSNDDGCMAPGLRCLHEHLRKHHEVTVVAPDRNRSGASNSLTLLNPIRAQCHPDGVYCVDGTPTDSVHLALTGLLETKPDMVVSGINAGANLGDDTLYSGTVAAAMEGRHLGYSAIAVSCVSHSPKHYETAARVTLRLVERLAEDPLPGDTILNVNVPDIPWEQLQGFEVTRLGNRHRAEAVTRAADPRGRTIYWIGAAGGEADCGPGTDFYAVARNRASITPILVDLTRHNLLDRLGQWASRL
- a CDS encoding Smr/MutS family protein translates to MAKPAPDEDDSALFREAVRDVRPKAPSEHVTLGGQRLSTRPRQREADDREVMRELLEEPSELFESGDTLSYRADGIQDSVYRKLRRGQYRLEKELDLHGLNRDRARAAVTEFLAYCQDQDLRCVRIIHGKGNGSPNSGPVIKSLLDGWLRKRRDVLAFCSARQVDGGTGAVYVLLRRAAA